Proteins found in one Bordetella genomosp. 11 genomic segment:
- a CDS encoding TAXI family TRAP transporter solute-binding subunit, translated as MRTPFVRFALLLCLVVIGSLVLAPTHAQNISIATGGTGGVYYPIGGGIAALLSKKVPGMEATAEVTGGSVDNLKLIDGDASYIGMSMSDAAQDAYRGQDKFKSGKVPLRTLMIMYPNRMHVVTVQGKGIETMADLKGKRVSTGAPGSATEVMAFRLLEAAGLDKDKDVKRERLSVAESVNAIKDNKIDAFFWVGGLPTAAVTDLANTPGTTLKMIDNADLVPAMNKKYGNLYVADTIPKATYRGMDRDNQQATVMNILVANEKMPDQAAYNIVKTIFESREELIAVHKDTADFKLENQKSAATPVPFHPGAVKYYKERGFSVD; from the coding sequence ATGAGAACCCCGTTCGTGCGGTTTGCCTTGCTGCTGTGCCTAGTTGTCATCGGTTCGCTGGTCCTCGCGCCCACCCATGCCCAGAACATTTCCATCGCCACCGGCGGCACGGGCGGGGTGTACTACCCCATCGGCGGCGGCATCGCGGCCCTGCTCTCCAAGAAAGTCCCCGGCATGGAGGCCACCGCGGAAGTGACCGGCGGCTCGGTCGACAACCTGAAGCTGATCGACGGCGATGCCTCCTACATCGGCATGAGCATGTCCGACGCCGCGCAGGACGCCTATCGCGGCCAGGACAAATTCAAAAGCGGCAAGGTGCCCCTGCGCACGCTGATGATCATGTATCCCAACCGCATGCACGTCGTCACGGTACAGGGCAAGGGCATCGAGACCATGGCCGACCTGAAGGGCAAGCGCGTGTCCACCGGCGCGCCCGGCAGCGCCACCGAAGTCATGGCCTTCCGCCTGCTGGAAGCGGCCGGGCTGGACAAGGACAAGGACGTGAAGCGCGAACGCCTCAGCGTGGCCGAATCGGTCAACGCGATCAAGGACAACAAGATCGATGCTTTCTTCTGGGTCGGCGGCCTGCCCACCGCCGCGGTCACCGACCTGGCCAATACACCCGGCACGACGCTGAAGATGATAGACAACGCCGACCTGGTGCCGGCGATGAACAAGAAGTACGGCAACCTCTACGTCGCGGACACCATCCCCAAGGCTACCTATCGCGGCATGGACCGGGACAATCAGCAGGCCACGGTGATGAACATCCTGGTCGCCAATGAAAAAATGCCCGACCAGGCCGCCTACAACATCGTCAAGACCATCTTCGAAAGCCGCGAGGAGCTGATCGCCGTCCACAAGGACACGGCCGACTTCAAGCTGGAAAACCAGAAGTCCGCCGCCACGCCGGTGCCTTTCCACCCGGGCGCCGTCAAGTACTACAAGGAACGCGGCTTCAGCGTCGACTGA
- a CDS encoding SDR family oxidoreductase: protein MMNDLQGQRIAVLGGSSGIGLATAALASQGAHVLIAGRSRDKLAAARAAYPAIAASACLDMTDDAAVRDFFAAHDAWDHVVVSGSQTRTGPVRALDLDDAYDAMRSKFWGAYHVARACHIRPGGSLTLVSGVFSVRPDRNAVLQGAINAALEGLARGLALELRPIRVNAISPSVTDTPLWNKLDEADRRRKFQSFADHVPAGRVADPAAIAHAILAVALNPSITGSTLLVDGGDAIA from the coding sequence ATCATGAACGATCTCCAAGGCCAGCGCATCGCCGTCCTGGGCGGCAGCAGCGGCATCGGACTGGCCACCGCCGCCCTGGCCAGCCAGGGCGCGCACGTCCTGATCGCGGGCCGCTCGCGCGACAAGCTGGCGGCCGCGCGCGCGGCCTACCCCGCCATCGCGGCCAGCGCCTGCCTGGACATGACCGACGACGCGGCCGTGCGCGATTTCTTCGCCGCCCATGACGCCTGGGACCACGTCGTCGTATCCGGATCGCAGACGCGCACCGGCCCGGTCCGGGCCCTGGACCTGGACGACGCCTACGACGCCATGCGCAGCAAGTTCTGGGGCGCCTACCACGTCGCGCGCGCCTGCCACATCCGTCCGGGCGGATCGCTGACCCTGGTTTCCGGCGTCTTCAGCGTGCGGCCCGACCGCAACGCGGTCCTGCAGGGCGCCATCAATGCCGCCCTGGAAGGACTGGCACGGGGCCTGGCGCTGGAACTGCGCCCGATCCGCGTCAACGCGATATCGCCCAGCGTCACCGACACCCCGCTCTGGAACAAGCTGGACGAGGCCGACCGGCGCCGCAAGTTCCAGTCCTTTGCGGACCACGTGCCCGCCGGCCGGGTGGCCGATCCCGCCGCCATCGCCCACGCCATTCTTGCCGTCGCGCTGAACCCCAGCATCACCGGCTCCACCCTGCTGGTGGACGGCGGCGACGCCATTGCCTAA
- a CDS encoding gamma-glutamyltransferase family protein translates to MSPSTQEFWSFPYTSQRMPVLADNVVSTSQPLAASAGLGMLMRGGNAMDAALATAIALTVVEPCMNGIGGDAFALVWDGKDLHGLNASGRAPAAWTPDRFAHLDSMPFRGWDAVTVPGTVSAWRAASERFGSLPFEDLFEPAIRLARDGYLVSPTVQRQWQAQVPGLISQPGYAEAFAPNGRAPLPGERFVCPGQAQTLEKIARSKGDAFYHGELAAAIAAHARATGGSITEADLAAHRADWVEPIRMKYRDVELAEIGPNGQGIGALMALGMLDTLDLGALPVDSAASVHLQLEAMKLAFADMYAYVGDPAAMTEVTAGHLLDRDYLARRARAIDPRRAAYPGPGNPHGGGTVYLTAADRNGMMVSFIQSNFKGFGSGVVVPGTGIALHNRGWGFSTRAGHPNQVGPGKRPFHTIIPGFVMRGGQPLMTLGLMGGSMQAQGHAQVLCRLADYGQNPQAASDAPRWRVKDDNRGVAMEWNTPAQTLQGLKDLGHDITQSPRFDTEFGCAQMALRLDAGGYLAASDHRKDGYAMGC, encoded by the coding sequence ATGTCCCCGTCCACGCAGGAATTCTGGTCCTTCCCCTACACGTCGCAGCGCATGCCGGTCCTGGCCGACAACGTGGTCAGCACATCGCAGCCGCTGGCGGCCAGCGCCGGGCTGGGCATGCTGATGCGCGGCGGCAATGCGATGGACGCGGCGCTGGCCACGGCCATCGCGCTGACGGTGGTGGAGCCCTGCATGAACGGCATCGGCGGCGACGCCTTCGCGCTGGTCTGGGACGGCAAGGATCTGCACGGCCTGAACGCCAGCGGCCGCGCGCCGGCCGCCTGGACGCCGGACCGCTTCGCCCACCTGGACAGCATGCCTTTCCGGGGCTGGGACGCGGTGACGGTGCCGGGCACCGTATCGGCATGGCGCGCCGCCAGCGAACGCTTCGGCTCGCTGCCCTTCGAAGACCTCTTCGAGCCCGCCATCCGCCTGGCGCGCGACGGCTACCTGGTGTCCCCGACGGTGCAGCGGCAATGGCAGGCGCAGGTGCCCGGCCTGATCTCGCAACCGGGCTACGCCGAAGCCTTCGCCCCGAACGGCCGCGCGCCGCTGCCGGGCGAGCGCTTCGTCTGCCCCGGGCAGGCGCAGACCCTGGAAAAGATCGCCCGCAGCAAGGGCGACGCCTTCTATCACGGCGAGCTGGCGGCGGCCATCGCGGCCCACGCCCGCGCCACCGGCGGCAGCATCACCGAGGCGGACCTGGCGGCCCACCGTGCCGACTGGGTCGAGCCCATCCGCATGAAGTACCGCGACGTGGAGCTGGCCGAAATCGGGCCCAACGGCCAGGGCATCGGCGCGCTGATGGCGCTGGGCATGCTCGACACGCTGGACCTGGGCGCGCTGCCGGTGGATTCCGCCGCCAGCGTGCACCTGCAACTGGAAGCCATGAAGCTGGCCTTCGCGGACATGTACGCCTACGTCGGCGATCCGGCCGCGATGACGGAAGTTACCGCCGGGCATTTACTGGACCGCGACTACCTGGCCCGCCGCGCCCGCGCCATCGATCCGCGCCGCGCCGCCTATCCCGGCCCGGGCAATCCGCACGGCGGCGGCACGGTCTACCTGACCGCCGCCGATCGCAACGGCATGATGGTGTCCTTCATCCAATCGAATTTCAAAGGCTTCGGCTCGGGCGTCGTGGTGCCCGGCACCGGCATCGCGCTGCACAACCGCGGCTGGGGCTTCAGCACGCGCGCCGGCCATCCGAACCAGGTCGGACCGGGCAAGCGACCCTTCCACACCATCATTCCCGGCTTCGTGATGCGCGGCGGCCAACCGCTGATGACCCTGGGCCTGATGGGCGGCTCGATGCAGGCGCAGGGCCACGCGCAGGTGCTCTGCCGCCTGGCCGACTACGGCCAGAACCCCCAGGCCGCCAGCGACGCGCCGCGCTGGCGCGTCAAGGACGACAACCGCGGCGTCGCCATGGAATGGAATACGCCGGCGCAGACCCTGCAAGGCCTGAAGGACCTGGGCCACGACATCACGCAATCGCCGCGCTTCGACACGGAATTCGGCTGCGCGCAGATGGCGCTGCGCCTGGACGCCGGCGGCTACCTGGCGGCGTCGGACCATCGCAAGGATGGCTACGCGATGGGCTGCTGA
- a CDS encoding isopenicillin N synthase family dioxygenase, translating to MKLLHVPVIDISRFASGGDADKQAIARSVDQACRDIGFLIISGHGIDPALIERMRDVSRRFFDLPLARKMEVARPGMDVARGYIGLEDESVGRSRDAAATAGDLNESLMIGPVDMPEAAYAHAPAAGRHFAPNIWPEEPADLRPTWTAYYRAMGDLARTLMRIFALALGLDEHYFDGKVDRHISRLRLRNYPAQDTPPLPGQIRAGAHSDYGSLTILATEDRPGGLQVFNADGQWVDVPIVPDCFIINIGDLMARWTNDRWVSTLHRVVNPPLDARAESRRQSIVFFHNPNYDARIECLPTCRQAGAPDKYPPTTSGEHLRAMFVATQNATM from the coding sequence ATGAAGCTCCTGCATGTTCCCGTCATCGATATCTCGCGTTTCGCATCCGGCGGCGACGCGGACAAGCAGGCGATCGCGCGCTCGGTCGACCAGGCCTGCCGCGACATCGGCTTCCTGATCATCTCCGGCCACGGCATCGACCCGGCGCTGATCGAGCGCATGCGCGACGTATCGCGCCGTTTCTTCGACCTGCCCCTGGCGCGCAAGATGGAGGTCGCGCGTCCCGGCATGGACGTCGCGCGCGGCTACATCGGCCTGGAAGACGAATCGGTGGGCCGATCGCGCGACGCGGCCGCCACGGCGGGCGACCTTAACGAAAGCCTGATGATCGGCCCCGTGGACATGCCCGAGGCGGCCTACGCCCACGCGCCGGCCGCCGGCCGGCATTTCGCGCCCAATATCTGGCCGGAAGAGCCGGCCGACCTGCGGCCGACGTGGACGGCGTACTACCGCGCCATGGGCGACCTGGCCCGCACGCTGATGCGCATCTTCGCGCTGGCGCTGGGCCTGGACGAGCACTACTTCGACGGCAAGGTCGACCGCCACATCAGCCGCCTGCGGCTGCGCAACTACCCGGCGCAGGACACCCCGCCCCTGCCCGGGCAGATCCGCGCCGGCGCGCATTCCGACTATGGCAGCCTGACCATCCTCGCCACCGAGGACCGCCCCGGCGGCCTGCAGGTGTTCAACGCCGACGGCCAATGGGTGGACGTGCCCATCGTGCCTGACTGCTTCATCATCAATATCGGCGACCTGATGGCGCGCTGGACCAACGACCGCTGGGTATCCACCCTGCACCGCGTGGTCAACCCGCCCCTGGACGCGCGCGCGGAAAGCCGGCGCCAGTCCATCGTGTTCTTCCACAACCCCAACTACGACGCGCGCATCGAATGCCTGCCGACCTGCCGGCAAGCCGGCGCGCCGGACAAGTATCCGCCCACCACCTCCGGCGAACACCTGCGCGCCATGTTCGTGGCCACCCAGAACGCCACCATGTAG
- a CDS encoding Bug family tripartite tricarboxylate transporter substrate binding protein — protein sequence MHNHYAFAPPRRLATRLLGMLALTLGLAVSHIGAARAAYPDHAIQVVISFPPAGATDVLARAIGQKLSAELKQSVIVENRPGAGGAIGLQAAAKAPADGYTIYLAAVTNVAVAAALYPKWPADLGKDFTPIAGVGIVPHILVVPESLPVNNVGELVSYLKAKPGQYNFASQGTGTLSHLEGELFALKTGVKVTHIPYKGSGQALPELASGSSSFMFDSIPGSMPLIQAKKLKVLAVASGARVGQLPDVPTMKEAGIAGVQADNLFGFVAPKGTPQAAINTIAQALQKVLAMPELKAAMVAQGAELMYTPAQPFAEAIAKEHKTWADVVKEAHISIE from the coding sequence ATGCACAACCACTACGCTTTCGCCCCGCCTCGCCGCCTCGCCACCCGCCTGCTGGGCATGCTGGCGCTGACGCTCGGACTCGCCGTCTCCCACATCGGCGCGGCGCGTGCCGCCTATCCCGACCATGCCATCCAGGTCGTCATCTCCTTCCCCCCCGCCGGCGCCACGGACGTGCTGGCGCGCGCCATCGGGCAGAAGCTGTCCGCCGAACTCAAGCAATCGGTCATCGTCGAAAACCGGCCCGGCGCGGGTGGCGCCATCGGCCTGCAGGCCGCGGCCAAGGCGCCGGCCGACGGCTACACGATCTACCTTGCCGCGGTCACCAACGTCGCCGTCGCGGCGGCGCTGTACCCGAAGTGGCCGGCGGACCTCGGCAAGGACTTCACGCCCATCGCGGGCGTGGGCATCGTCCCGCATATCCTCGTCGTGCCGGAATCCCTGCCGGTGAACAATGTCGGCGAACTGGTCTCGTACCTGAAAGCCAAACCCGGCCAGTACAATTTCGCATCGCAAGGCACCGGAACCCTGTCGCACCTGGAAGGCGAATTGTTCGCCCTGAAGACCGGCGTGAAAGTCACGCACATTCCGTATAAGGGCAGCGGTCAGGCCCTGCCCGAACTGGCTTCCGGCTCTTCCAGCTTCATGTTCGACAGCATCCCCGGTTCCATGCCGCTGATCCAGGCGAAGAAACTGAAAGTGCTGGCGGTCGCCTCCGGCGCCCGCGTCGGCCAGCTGCCGGACGTCCCGACGATGAAGGAAGCCGGCATTGCCGGCGTGCAGGCGGATAATCTGTTCGGCTTCGTCGCGCCCAAGGGCACGCCGCAGGCAGCCATCAATACGATTGCGCAGGCCCTGCAGAAAGTACTGGCCATGCCGGAGCTGAAGGCCGCCATGGTGGCGCAAGGGGCGGAATTGATGTACACCCCGGCACAGCCTTTCGCCGAAGCGATCGCGAAAGAACACAAGACCTGGGCCGACGTCGTCAAGGAAGCCCATATCTCCATCGAATAA